One stretch of Nycticebus coucang isolate mNycCou1 chromosome 7, mNycCou1.pri, whole genome shotgun sequence DNA includes these proteins:
- the TBR1 gene encoding T-box brain protein 1, with the protein MQLEHCLSPSIMLSKKFLNVSSSYPHSGGSELVLHDHPIISTTDNLERSSPLKKITRGMTNQSDTDNFPDSKDSPGDVQRSKLSPVLDGVSELRHSFDGSAADRYLLSQSSQPQSAATAPSAMFPYPGQHGPAHPAFSIGSPSRYMAHHPVITNGAYNSLLSNSSPQGYPTAGYPYPQQYGHSYQGAPFYQFSSTQPGLVPGKAQVYLCNRPLWLKFHRHQTEMIITKQGRRMFPFLSFNISGLDPTAHYNIFVDVILADPNHWRFQGGKWVPCGKADTNVQGNRVYMHPDSPNTGAHWMRQEISFGKLKLTNNKGASNNNGQMVVLQSLHKYQPRLHVVEVNEDGTEDTSQPGRVQTFTFPETQFIAVTAYQNTDITQLKIDHNPFAKGFRDNYDTIYTGCDMDRLTPSPNDSPRSQIVPGARYAMAGSFLQDQFVSNYAKARFHPGAGAGPGPGTDRSVPHTNGLLSPQQAEDPGAPSPQRWFVTPANNRLDFAASAYDTATDFAGNAATLLSYAAAGVKALPLQAAGCTGRPLGYYADPSGWGARSPPQYCGAKSGSVLPCWPNSAAAAARMAGANPYLGEEAEGLAAERSPLPPGAAEDAKPKDLSDSSWIETPSSIKSIDSSDSGIYEQAKRRRISPADTPVSESSSPLKSEVLAQRDCEKNCAKDISGYYGFYSHS; encoded by the exons ATGCAGCTGGAGCACTGCCTTTCTCCTTCTATCATGCTCTCCAAGAAATTTCTCAATGTGAGCAGCAGCTACCCACATTCAGGCGGATCCGAGCTTGTCTTGCACGATCATCCCATTATCTCGACCACTGACAACCTGGAGAGAAGTTcacctttgaaaaaaattaccagGGGGATGACGAATCAGTCAGATACAGACAATTTTCCTGACTCCAAGGACTCACCAGGGGACGTCCAGAGAAGTAAACTCTCTCCTGTCTTGGACGGGGTCTCTGAGCTTCGTCACAGTTTCGATGGCTCTGCTGCAGATCGTTACCTCCTCTCTCAGTCCAGCCAGCCACAATCTGCGGCCACTGCTCCCAGTGCCATGTTCCCGTACCCCGGCCAGCACGGACCCGCGCATCCCGCCTTCTCCATCGGCAGCCCGAGCCGCTACATGGCCCACCACCCGGTCATCACCAACGGAGCCTACAATAGCCTCCTGTCCAACTCCTCACCGCAGGGCTACCCCACGGCCGGCTACCCTTATCCACAGCAGTACGGCCACTCCTACCAAGGAGCCCCGTTCTACCAATTCTCCTCCACCCAGCCCGGGCTGGTGCCCGGCAAAGCGCAGGTGTACCTGTGCAACAGGCCCCTTTGGCTGAAATTTCACCGGCACCAAACGGAGATGATCATCACCAAACAGGGAAG GCGcatgtttccttttttaagttttaacaTTTCTGGTCTCGATCCCACGGCTCATTACAATATTTTTGTGGATGTGATTTTGGCGGATCCCAATCACTGGAGGTTTCAAGGAGGCAAATGGGTTCCTTGCGGCAAAGCGGACACCAATGTGCAAG GAAATCGGGTCTATATGCATCCGGATTCCCCCAACACTGGGGCTCACTGGATGCGCCAAGAAATctcttttggaaaattaaaacttACGAACAACAAAGGAGCTTCAAACAACAATGGGCAG ATGGTGGTTTTACAGTCCTTGCACAAGTACCAGCCCCGCCTGCATGTGGTAGAAGTGAACGAGGACGGTACGGAGGACACCAGCCAGCCCGGCCGCGTGCAGACGTTCACTTTCCCGGAGACTCAGTTTATCGCCGTCACCGCCTATCAGAACACTGAT atTACACAACTGAAAATAGATCATAATCCTTTTGCAAAAGGATTTCGGGATAATTATGACAC GATCTACACTGGCTGCGACATGGACCGCCTGACCCCCTCGCCCAACGATTCGCCCCGCTCCCAGATCGTGCCTGGGGCCCGCTATGCCATGGCCGGCTCTTTCCTGCAAGATCAGTTCGTGAGCAACTACGCCAAGGCCCGATTCCACCCGGGTGCGGGCGCGGGCCCCGGGCCGGGAACGGACCGCAGCGTGCCGCACACCAATGGGCTGCTGTCACCGCAGCAGGCCGAGGACCCCGGCGCGCCGTCGCCGCAGCGCTGGTTTGTGACGCCGGCCAACAACCGGCTGGACTTCGCGGCCTCGGCCTACGACACGGCCACGGACTTCGCGGGCAATGCGGCCACGCTGCTCTCGTACGCGGCGGCGGGCGTGAAGGCGCTGCCTCTGCAGGCGGCCGGCTGCACCGGCCGCCCGCTCGGCTACTACGCCGACCCGTCGGGCTGGGGCGCGCGCAGTCCCCCGCAGTACTGCGGCGCCAAGTCCGGCTCCGTGCTGCCCTGCTGGCCCAACAGCGCCGCGGCCGCTGCGCGCATGGCAGGCGCCAACCCCTACCTAGGCGAGGAGGCCGAGGGCCTGGCCGCTGAGCGCTCGCCGCTGCCGCCCGGCGCCGCCGAGGACGCCAAGCCCAAGGACCTGTCCGACTCCAGCTGGATCGAGACGCCCTCCTCCATCAAGTCCATCGACTCGAGCGACTCGGGGATTTACGAGCAGGCCAAGAGGAGGCGGATCTCGCCCGCCGACACGCCGGTGTCCGAGAGCTCATCCCCGCTCAAGAGCGAGGTGCTGGCCCAGCGGGACTGCGAGAAGAACTGCGCCAAGGACATAAGCGGCTACTATGGCTTCTACTCGCACAGCTAG